The nucleotide window ACCCGTTCGAACGTGGCGCTGCCGCTGTCGGTCTGACGCTGACCCATGTTGTTCCAGTCGTTGTGCAGCGTGATGCCGCTGCGCCCGCTGGGAATCGCGGCGATCAACAGCTTGCCGCCGGCACTCTCGTCGACGGCCGAGGCGATCAGCATTTCCGAGTCGCTGGCGCCGGAGCAGAAACTTTTCTTGCCGGAAAACTCGCGCCAGCCACCGAGATTTTTTACCACGGTGCGGGTATCCAGCGGGTTAAGCGCGTTGCCCCAGAACCAGTTCTTGCGCGCCGTCTGTTCAAACCACGGCTGCCACTGCTCGGGCCGGGCGAACAGGCGCACGGTGGCGAGCATCAGGTGATGAAAGCCGAAGACATGGGCGATCGAACTGTCGACCTTGGCGAACTCGCGCACGATGGTCAGGGTTTCGCTCCAGCTGGCGCCAAGGCCGCCGTATTGGGTGGGAATGCTTAATGCGAGCAGGCCGCTGTGGCGCAAGGCGTCGCGTTCGGCTTTTGGCGTTCCGCCGCGTTCATCGCGCTCGACAGCAGTCAGGGCAAACTCGCCGGCCAGTTGGCGGGCGGTCTGCAAAGGGGGCAACAGGGCGCTTAGCGGCTTGGCAGTCACACGGGGTTCCTCATGGAGTTCGGCGCAATCCCCTGTGGGAGCGGGCCGTGGCTTTGGCGGGCAGCACATCATTGGCGATCATTTCGCCAAACGGCCCGGTAAGGTTGGTGACGCCTCGTCCGGCCAGGCTGGCATACGGCTCGGGCAGCAGCGGAAACACCAGTTCGGCAAAGCGATAAGCCTCTTCAAGATGCGGGTAGCCGGAGAAGATGAAACTGTCGATCCCCAGGTCCACGTATTCCTTGATCCGTGTGGCGACTTGCTGCGGATCGCCCACCAATGCCGTCCCGGCACCGCCACGCACCAGACCGACGCCGGCCCAGAGGTTGGGGGCGATTTCCAGGTTGTCGCGACGGCCGTCATGCAGCGCGGCCATGCGCCGCTGGCCTTCGGAGTCGAAGCGCGAGAACGATTTCTGCGCCGCCGCGATGGTCTCGTCGCTGATGTGCTCGATGAGTTTACCGGCGGCTTTCCAGGCCTCTTCGGCGGTTTCGCGGACGATCACGTGCAAGCGAATCCCGAACTTCACCGTACGACCGTTGCGCGCCGCGCGCTCACGCACGTCGGCGAGCTTTTCAGCCACGGCGGCGGGTGGTTCGCCCCACGTCAGGTAGACGTCGACCTGTTCGGCAGCCAGGTCATGAGCCGCCTCGGACGAACCACCGAAATACAGCGGCGGATAAGGTTTCTGCACCGGTGGATACAGGGCCTTGGCATTCTGCACCCGCAGGTGTTTGCCTTCGAAATCCACCGCTTCGCCTTGCAGCACGCGACGCCAGATCTTCAGGAATTCGTCGGTGACTTCGTAGCGTTCGCTGTGATCGAGAAAACTGCCGTCGCCACGGTTTTCATCCGGATCGCCGCCGGTCACCACATTGATCAGCAAGCGGCCGTTGGACAGGCGATCCAGGGTCGCGGCCATCCGCGCCGAGACCGTCGGCGAGATGATCCCCGGACGGATCGCGACCAGATACCGCAGGCGTTCGGTCAGCGGCACCAGGGCCGAGGCGATCACCCACGAGTCCTCGCAGGAGCGTCCGGTGGGAATCAGCACACCGTGGTAGCCGAGACTGTCGGCGGCCTGAGCGACTTGTTTCAGGTAGTTGAGCGTCACCGGGCGCGCGCCTTGAGTGGTGCCCAGGTAATGGCCGTCGCCGTGGGTCGGCAGAAACCAGAAAACATCCATG belongs to Pseudomonas sp. B21-015 and includes:
- a CDS encoding acyl-CoA dehydrogenase family protein; this encodes MTAKPLSALLPPLQTARQLAGEFALTAVERDERGGTPKAERDALRHSGLLALSIPTQYGGLGASWSETLTIVREFAKVDSSIAHVFGFHHLMLATVRLFARPEQWQPWFEQTARKNWFWGNALNPLDTRTVVKNLGGWREFSGKKSFCSGASDSEMLIASAVDESAGGKLLIAAIPSGRSGITLHNDWNNMGQRQTDSGSATFERVRVEESELLLDPGPLSTPFACLRPLIAQLTFTHMFLGIAEGAFEEARQYTLTETRPWHKSSAPDVRQDPYVLGHYGELWVALEGVRLLVARAAELLDKAWAKGPNLSAEERGHLATAIATAKVAATRNGLELCSRLFEVTGARSTHASLRLDRHWRNLRTQTLHDPVDYKLHELGDWALNQSLPIPTFYS
- the ssuD gene encoding FMNH2-dependent alkanesulfonate monooxygenase codes for the protein MDVFWFLPTHGDGHYLGTTQGARPVTLNYLKQVAQAADSLGYHGVLIPTGRSCEDSWVIASALVPLTERLRYLVAIRPGIISPTVSARMAATLDRLSNGRLLINVVTGGDPDENRGDGSFLDHSERYEVTDEFLKIWRRVLQGEAVDFEGKHLRVQNAKALYPPVQKPYPPLYFGGSSEAAHDLAAEQVDVYLTWGEPPAAVAEKLADVRERAARNGRTVKFGIRLHVIVRETAEEAWKAAGKLIEHISDETIAAAQKSFSRFDSEGQRRMAALHDGRRDNLEIAPNLWAGVGLVRGGAGTALVGDPQQVATRIKEYVDLGIDSFIFSGYPHLEEAYRFAELVFPLLPEPYASLAGRGVTNLTGPFGEMIANDVLPAKATARSHRGLRRTP